A part of Gramella sp. MAR_2010_147 genomic DNA contains:
- a CDS encoding Mrp/NBP35 family ATP-binding protein: MKLDRKEILKALETISVAGEGSNMVESGAVQNVMTFGDEVVVDLVLGTPALHIKKRAEVDVMKAIHEKVYEKAKVKVNIKVEASEKKKPEIKGKAIPGIKNIIAVASGKGGVGKSTVTSNLAVTLSKMGFKVGILDADIYGPSTPMMFDVEAERPLSVNVDGKSKMKPVENYGVKILSIGFFTKPNQAVVWRGPMAAKALNQMIFDADWGELDFMLVDLPPGTGDIHLSIMQSLPITGSVIVSTPQNVALADAKKGVAMFQQESINVPVLGIIENMAYFTPEELPDNKYYIFGEKGAKNLSEDLKVPFLGEIPLVQSLRESGDIGRPAALQTATPIEAAFEDITRNMVQETVNRNKQLPPTEAIKITTMAGCSAVNKK, from the coding sequence ATGAAATTAGACAGAAAAGAGATTTTAAAAGCGCTGGAAACCATATCCGTAGCAGGAGAAGGTAGCAATATGGTAGAGAGTGGTGCAGTTCAAAATGTAATGACTTTTGGTGATGAAGTAGTGGTAGATCTGGTACTTGGTACTCCCGCACTTCATATTAAGAAAAGAGCAGAGGTGGATGTCATGAAAGCGATCCATGAAAAAGTTTATGAAAAGGCGAAAGTCAAAGTAAATATTAAAGTGGAAGCTTCAGAGAAGAAGAAGCCGGAGATCAAGGGAAAAGCCATTCCCGGTATTAAGAATATCATAGCCGTGGCTTCAGGAAAAGGTGGCGTAGGAAAATCTACAGTTACCTCCAATCTTGCCGTGACACTTTCTAAAATGGGATTCAAAGTGGGTATTCTGGATGCCGATATTTATGGTCCTTCTACACCAATGATGTTTGATGTGGAAGCTGAAAGACCACTTTCAGTAAATGTTGATGGAAAATCTAAAATGAAACCTGTAGAAAACTACGGGGTGAAAATCCTTTCTATTGGTTTCTTTACAAAACCAAATCAGGCGGTTGTATGGAGAGGGCCTATGGCTGCTAAAGCACTTAACCAGATGATCTTTGATGCAGATTGGGGTGAACTGGATTTTATGCTGGTAGACCTTCCTCCGGGAACAGGAGATATCCATCTTTCCATCATGCAATCATTGCCAATTACCGGTTCAGTGATTGTTAGCACCCCGCAAAATGTGGCCTTGGCAGATGCTAAAAAAGGAGTGGCAATGTTTCAACAGGAAAGCATTAACGTGCCAGTATTAGGGATCATAGAAAATATGGCCTATTTTACACCTGAAGAATTACCCGATAACAAGTATTATATTTTTGGAGAAAAAGGAGCTAAGAATCTTTCAGAAGATTTAAAAGTACCTTTTCTTGGCGAAATTCCTTTGGTGCAAAGCCTGAGAGAATCAGGAGATATTGGTAGGCCTGCCGCGCTACAAACAGCAACTCCAATTGAGGCTGCTTTTGAAGATATTACCAGGAATATGGTGCAGGAAACGGTAAATAGAAACAAACAGCTCCCACCCACAGAGGCCATTAAGATCACAACAATGGC
- a CDS encoding MGMT family protein → MLSDNSGFFERVYEVCRKIPEGRVTSYGAIAKYLGAAKSARMVGWAMNSSKKMEDIPAHRVVNRKGLLTGKSHFGGTNAMQQLLEEEGVEVKELQIINFEKYFWDPVKELSQDL, encoded by the coding sequence ATTTTGAGCGATAATTCAGGATTTTTTGAAAGGGTTTATGAAGTCTGCAGGAAAATACCTGAAGGAAGAGTAACTTCTTATGGAGCGATCGCAAAATATCTGGGAGCCGCTAAAAGTGCGAGAATGGTGGGTTGGGCAATGAATTCTTCGAAGAAAATGGAGGATATCCCGGCACATAGAGTGGTAAATAGAAAGGGATTGCTAACCGGTAAAAGTCATTTTGGAGGAACCAATGCCATGCAGCAGCTACTCGAAGAAGAGGGAGTAGAAGTAAAAGAACTTCAAATCATCAATTTTGAAAAGTATTTCTGGGATCCTGTGAAAGAACTTTCCCAGGATTTATAG